One stretch of Miscanthus floridulus cultivar M001 chromosome 18, ASM1932011v1, whole genome shotgun sequence DNA includes these proteins:
- the LOC136522249 gene encoding early nodulin-93-like: MSTVSRASLDQKLALAKRCSREATLAGAKAAAVATIASAIPTLASVRMLPWAKANINPTGQALIISTVAGMAYFIAADKKILSLARRHSFEEAPEHLRNTSFQGTGRLHPAFFRP; this comes from the exons ATGTCGACGGTGAGCCGTGCATCCCTTGACCAGAAGCTTGCCCTCGCCAAGCGATGCTCGCGAG AGGCGACCCTTGCCGGAGCCAAGGCGGCAGCTGTGGCAACTATCGCCTCCGCGATTCCCACC CTGGCGAGCGTTCGGATGCTGCCATGGGCGAAGGCCAACATCAACCCCACCGGCCAGGCTCTCATCATCTCTACAGTTGCCGGGATGGCCTATTTCATCGCCGCCGACAAGAAGATATTGTCATTAGCGAGGCGGCACTCGTTTGAGGAGGCTCCTGAGCACCTCAGGAACACCTCCTTCCAGGGCACCGGTCGCCTGCACCCGGCTTTCTTCAGGCCATGA